One genomic window of Methanosarcina acetivorans C2A includes the following:
- the ilvD gene encoding dihydroxy-acid dehydratase has translation MRSAIIKEGPERAANRSLLKATGVTDSEMKKPFIAVVNSWNEIVPGHIHLDKLAEAVKAGIRNAGGVPFEFHTIGVCDGLAMGHEGMKYSLPSREVIEDTIELMVRAHQFDGMVLIPTCDKIVPGHLMAAGRLDIPAIVVTGGPMLPGYVDDKYTDLISVFEGVGAYSAGKLSEAELKRLENLSCAGAGSCAGMFTANTMACMTEALGLSLPGCATAHAVDAKKVRIAKESGERIVALVKENLTPRKIVTQKSFENAIMVDMAVGGSTNTTLHLPALAHEFGLELPLKTFDELSRTTPHLISLRPGGPNFMLHFDRAGGVEAVVQRLASKLHLDQLTVNGKTIGENLDELEIVNPKLNAEIITTLENPIHAEGGIAVLKGSLAPDGSVVKQAAVDPKMRVHTGPAKVYDCEEDAMKSILAGDVKPGDIVVIRYEGPKGGPGMREMLAATAAIGGMGLLESVALITDGRFSGGTRGPCIGHVSPEASEGGPIGLVKDGDLIEINIPERILNLKVTEEELEKRKAAFVPPKKEVTGYLARYQRSVHSANTGGIVD, from the coding sequence ATGAGAAGCGCCATTATTAAAGAGGGGCCTGAACGTGCTGCTAATCGTTCCCTCCTGAAAGCAACCGGGGTTACGGATTCGGAAATGAAGAAACCGTTCATAGCGGTTGTCAATTCCTGGAATGAAATAGTCCCTGGCCATATTCACCTGGATAAACTTGCTGAAGCTGTTAAAGCCGGGATCAGGAACGCAGGGGGAGTTCCTTTTGAGTTCCATACCATAGGAGTCTGCGATGGGCTTGCAATGGGGCATGAGGGTATGAAATATTCCCTCCCGAGCAGGGAGGTTATAGAGGACACGATCGAACTGATGGTCAGAGCCCACCAGTTTGACGGAATGGTCCTTATCCCTACCTGTGATAAGATCGTGCCTGGACATCTGATGGCAGCAGGCAGGCTTGATATTCCTGCCATTGTTGTAACCGGAGGGCCAATGCTCCCAGGATACGTGGATGACAAATACACCGACCTCATCTCAGTCTTTGAAGGGGTCGGAGCCTATAGCGCAGGCAAACTTTCCGAAGCCGAACTTAAAAGGCTTGAAAACCTGTCCTGTGCAGGAGCAGGTTCCTGTGCCGGGATGTTTACTGCAAACACAATGGCCTGCATGACTGAAGCCCTCGGGCTGAGCCTACCCGGCTGTGCAACTGCCCATGCAGTGGATGCAAAAAAGGTTCGTATTGCCAAGGAATCCGGAGAGCGTATTGTTGCGCTTGTAAAAGAGAACCTGACCCCGAGGAAGATTGTTACTCAGAAGTCCTTTGAAAATGCCATAATGGTCGATATGGCAGTCGGAGGAAGCACAAACACCACATTACATCTTCCTGCCCTTGCCCATGAGTTCGGGCTTGAGCTGCCCCTTAAGACCTTTGATGAACTGAGCAGGACAACTCCCCACCTGATTTCCCTCCGACCCGGAGGTCCCAATTTCATGTTGCACTTCGACAGGGCAGGCGGAGTCGAGGCTGTCGTGCAGAGGCTTGCTTCAAAACTCCACCTTGACCAGCTTACAGTCAACGGCAAAACTATCGGGGAAAACCTGGACGAGCTTGAAATAGTTAACCCGAAGCTGAATGCGGAGATCATTACAACCCTCGAAAACCCAATCCATGCCGAAGGAGGAATTGCAGTCCTCAAAGGCAGCCTTGCTCCAGACGGCTCAGTTGTCAAACAGGCTGCAGTTGACCCGAAAATGCGCGTCCATACGGGTCCTGCAAAAGTGTATGACTGTGAAGAAGACGCCATGAAGAGCATCCTTGCAGGAGATGTAAAACCCGGAGATATTGTCGTTATCCGGTACGAAGGCCCCAAAGGAGGACCAGGCATGCGCGAAATGCTTGCAGCCACAGCCGCAATCGGAGGCATGGGCCTGCTCGAGTCCGTGGCTCTGATAACTGATGGGCGCTTCTCCGGAGGTACCCGCGGGCCATGTATAGGGCATGTCTCTCCTGAAGCCAGCGAAGGAGGGCCAATAGGGCTTGTAAAAGATGGGGACCTTATCGAAATCAACATTCCTGAAAGGATCCTGAATCTGAAAGTCACTGAAGAAGAGCTCGAAAAGCGTAAAGCTGCCTTTGTGCCCCCTAAAAAAGAGGTCACGGGTTACCTTGCCAGGTACCAGCGTTCCGTCCATTCCGCAAACACTGGCGGAATAGTGGACTGA
- the mtrH gene encoding tetrahydromethanopterin S-methyltransferase subunit H produces MFKFQKEQEIANIAGIKVGGQPGELPTLLAGTIFYNKHEIVEDAAKGLFDRIAAEKLVNLQEVGSDMTGNPHMVHIFGTTQESITRYIDFIAEVSESPFLIDSPEGTVRAHASRYVSEIGLADRAVYNSINMSITTSEIEALAQSDIDSSIILGFNAMDSSLRGRMEMLETGAGLLEEGLLSIADRCGIVNKLIDPSITPMGNGAGIALRMTITAKAKWGYPTGSGIHNAPSAWNWLNRQKEKNPVLYKICDVGSTCLQQAAAGDFILYGPIEYAQYVFPMAAMSDIMIAEAVADLDIEPASRHPINLLV; encoded by the coding sequence ATGTTTAAGTTCCAGAAAGAACAGGAAATTGCTAACATTGCAGGGATAAAGGTAGGCGGACAGCCTGGAGAACTGCCTACCTTACTTGCAGGGACTATTTTTTACAATAAACACGAAATCGTGGAAGATGCTGCAAAAGGGCTCTTTGATCGGATCGCTGCCGAGAAGCTCGTAAACTTGCAGGAAGTGGGTTCGGATATGACCGGGAATCCTCATATGGTCCATATCTTTGGCACAACTCAGGAAAGCATCACTCGCTACATTGATTTTATTGCAGAAGTATCAGAATCTCCTTTTCTTATCGATTCTCCCGAAGGGACAGTGCGTGCACATGCATCACGGTATGTGAGTGAAATAGGGCTTGCAGACCGGGCGGTTTACAACTCCATAAACATGAGCATAACTACTTCTGAAATCGAGGCTCTTGCACAGTCCGATATTGACAGCTCTATTATCCTCGGTTTTAATGCAATGGACTCCTCCCTCCGGGGCAGGATGGAAATGCTTGAAACAGGAGCAGGGCTGTTGGAAGAGGGTCTGCTCTCAATTGCAGACAGATGCGGAATCGTAAACAAACTTATCGATCCGAGTATCACTCCCATGGGAAACGGAGCCGGAATAGCCCTCAGGATGACAATTACTGCTAAGGCAAAATGGGGATATCCCACAGGCTCGGGAATTCACAATGCTCCCTCAGCCTGGAACTGGCTGAACAGGCAGAAGGAAAAGAACCCTGTCCTGTATAAGATCTGCGATGTAGGCTCTACCTGTCTCCAGCAGGCGGCTGCCGGGGACTTCATCCTCTACGGGCCGATAGAGTATGCCCAGTACGTTTTCCCTATGGCTGCAATGAGCGATATCATGATTGCAGAAGCTGTGGCTGACCTTGATATAGAACCCGCAAGCAGGCACCCGATTAACCTGCTGGTTTAA
- a CDS encoding class I SAM-dependent methyltransferase — protein sequence MYCWNPELYAFSSSAQKSWGIELLTKFPLKGNERVLDVGCGDGKLSAEIAKRLPEGSVLGIDLSEAMVCFAKNHYPKEQFPNLSFMLMDAGNVPFESEFDVIFSNAALHWIKEPKAIETVLKGFLKSLRPEGKLLAQFGGRGNAAEVLLVLNSMLEDEKWSPYFGNFVFPYGFYGPEEYGKWLKNAGFSVRRAELYSKDMTLKGKEGLSGWFASTWHPFTQRVPENLKEEFIDELAVNFIKLHPLDNEGYVHIRMVRLEIEADIEK from the coding sequence ATGTACTGCTGGAATCCCGAGCTTTATGCGTTCAGTTCTTCAGCCCAGAAAAGCTGGGGGATTGAACTCCTCACAAAATTCCCTCTCAAAGGCAACGAAAGAGTGCTTGATGTCGGTTGCGGAGATGGAAAACTCAGTGCCGAAATCGCAAAGAGACTGCCTGAAGGTTCTGTACTTGGAATTGACCTTTCCGAAGCAATGGTTTGTTTTGCAAAAAACCACTACCCCAAAGAGCAGTTCCCGAACCTTTCCTTCATGTTGATGGATGCAGGAAACGTGCCTTTTGAATCCGAATTCGATGTTATTTTTTCGAATGCTGCTCTTCACTGGATAAAGGAACCAAAAGCCATCGAAACCGTCCTGAAAGGCTTTTTGAAAAGCCTGAGGCCCGAAGGAAAGCTGCTTGCCCAGTTTGGGGGAAGGGGAAATGCTGCGGAAGTCCTTCTGGTCCTTAACTCTATGCTTGAAGATGAGAAATGGAGCCCTTATTTTGGAAATTTTGTTTTTCCATACGGTTTTTACGGGCCTGAAGAATATGGAAAATGGCTCAAAAATGCAGGGTTTTCAGTCAGGAGAGCGGAACTGTACTCAAAAGATATGACTCTTAAGGGAAAAGAGGGGCTTTCTGGCTGGTTTGCCTCAACCTGGCACCCATTTACACAGAGGGTGCCCGAGAATTTGAAAGAGGAATTCATAGATGAGCTTGCAGTTAATTTTATCAAACTTCACCCTCTGGATAATGAGGGATATGTCCACATCAGGATGGTAAGGCTGGAGATAGAAGCAGATATTGAAAAATAA
- a CDS encoding tetrahydromethanopterin S-methyltransferase subunit A: protein MKTIAENWPPVRGDYVTGKPDSRIAVVTLASHLEAFPNAAIWGSSKTENLGVEKIIVNVISNSNIRYVLVCGTESRGHLAGHSLLAIHANGIDEKGRIVGSQGAIPFIENISREAVDRFQRQVTLLDRIGLNDPEEIRKIVEDYRDKGEVYPEEPVVVCAPKKRQASFAVPSSGDVIISEELVMDSMAGIICLAESL, encoded by the coding sequence CTGAAGACCATTGCAGAGAACTGGCCCCCTGTAAGAGGGGACTATGTCACAGGAAAACCGGATTCCAGGATTGCAGTCGTAACCCTTGCAAGCCACCTCGAGGCTTTCCCCAATGCAGCTATCTGGGGAAGTTCGAAGACTGAAAACCTGGGTGTAGAAAAAATAATCGTGAACGTAATCTCAAACTCCAATATCCGGTATGTGCTCGTCTGCGGAACCGAGTCAAGGGGCCATCTGGCAGGCCATTCTCTGCTTGCAATCCATGCAAACGGGATTGACGAAAAAGGCAGAATTGTAGGGTCGCAGGGGGCTATTCCCTTTATAGAAAATATCTCCAGAGAAGCAGTAGACCGTTTCCAGCGGCAGGTAACTCTCCTGGACAGAATAGGGTTAAATGACCCCGAAGAGATCCGAAAGATTGTTGAGGATTACAGGGATAAGGGCGAAGTATACCCTGAAGAGCCAGTGGTTGTTTGCGCCCCGAAAAAAAGGCAGGCGTCTTTTGCGGTTCCTTCTTCGGGGGATGTGATAATTTCAGAAGAACTCGTAATGGATTCTATGGCAGGAATTATCTGCCTGGCAGAAAGCCTCTGA